A section of the Citrobacter farmeri genome encodes:
- the rbsR gene encoding ribose operon transcriptional repressor RbsR, translating to MATMKDVARLAGVSTSTVSHVINKDRFVSEAITEKVDAAIKSLNYAPSALARSLKLNQTRTIGMLITASTNPFYSELVRGVERSCFERGYSLVLCNTEGDEQRMNRNLETLMQKRVDGLLLLCTETHQPSREIMQRYPSIPTVMMDWSPFDGEGDSDLIQDNSLLGGDLATQHLIDKGFTRIACITGPLDKTPARLRLEGYRAAMKRAGLDIPDGYEITGDFEFGGGFEAMQTLLSHQPRPHAVFAGNDAMAVGAYQALYQAGLRIPQDMAVIGYDDIELARYMTPPLTTIHQPKDELGELAIDVLIHRMAQPALQQQRLQLTPVLMVRGSV from the coding sequence TTGGCTACCATGAAGGATGTTGCCCGCCTGGCGGGCGTTTCCACTTCTACCGTTTCGCACGTCATTAATAAGGATCGCTTTGTCAGTGAAGCGATAACTGAAAAAGTCGATGCAGCGATCAAGTCGTTAAATTACGCCCCTTCTGCGCTGGCACGCAGTCTGAAGCTGAATCAGACGCGTACCATCGGCATGCTGATCACGGCGAGTACCAACCCTTTTTACTCCGAACTGGTGCGGGGTGTTGAGCGCAGCTGCTTTGAGCGCGGCTATAGTCTGGTGTTATGCAATACCGAAGGCGATGAGCAGCGCATGAACCGTAATCTGGAAACCCTGATGCAAAAGCGGGTGGACGGGTTACTGTTGCTCTGTACCGAAACACACCAGCCGTCGCGTGAAATCATGCAGCGCTACCCCTCTATCCCTACGGTCATGATGGACTGGTCTCCTTTTGATGGTGAAGGGGATAGCGATCTTATTCAGGATAACTCGTTACTCGGCGGTGACCTGGCCACTCAACATTTGATTGATAAAGGCTTTACCCGCATCGCTTGTATTACCGGGCCGCTTGATAAAACCCCGGCACGATTGCGTCTGGAAGGATATCGCGCAGCGATGAAACGCGCCGGGCTGGATATTCCGGACGGTTACGAAATTACCGGTGATTTTGAATTTGGCGGTGGGTTTGAGGCCATGCAGACGCTGCTTTCTCATCAGCCTCGTCCCCATGCTGTTTTCGCCGGTAACGATGCGATGGCGGTAGGCGCTTATCAGGCGTTGTATCAGGCCGGATTGCGAATTCCGCAGGACATGGCGGTGATTGGCTACGATGATATAGAACTGGCGCGTTACATGACGCCACCGCTTACTACCATTCATCAACCGAAGGATGAACTGGGTGAGTTGGCCATCGATGTGTTGATTCACCGGATGGCACAACCTGCCCTACAACAGCAGCGTCTGCAGCTTACTCCTGTTCTGATGGTGCGGGGCTCGGTGTAG
- the rbsD gene encoding D-ribose pyranase, with the protein MKKGTVLNSEISSVISRLGHTDTLVVCDAGLPIPGSTTRIDMALTQGVPSFMQVLDVVTREMQVESAILATEIKQHNPQLHETLLSHIEQLQQHQGNTIEIRYTTHEQFKKQTADSQAVIRSGECSPYANIILCAGVTF; encoded by the coding sequence ATGAAGAAAGGCACAGTACTCAATTCAGAGATTTCGTCGGTTATCTCCCGTCTGGGGCATACCGATACGCTGGTGGTGTGTGATGCAGGTTTACCCATCCCGGGCAGTACCACGCGTATCGATATGGCATTAACCCAGGGTGTACCTTCTTTTATGCAGGTACTGGATGTGGTGACCCGTGAAATGCAGGTTGAATCGGCCATTCTTGCGACGGAAATTAAACAACATAATCCGCAACTCCACGAAACGTTGCTCAGCCACATTGAGCAACTGCAACAACACCAGGGAAATACCATAGAAATTCGTTACACCACGCATGAACAATTCAAAAAACAAACCGCAGACAGTCAGGCGGTAATTCGCAGCGGGGAATGTTCCCCGTATGCGAATATCATTCTCTGTGCTGGCGTCACTTTCTGA
- the rbsC gene encoding ribose ABC transporter permease — MTTQAVSGRRYFTKAWLMEQKSLIALLVLIAIVSTLSPNFFTVNNLFNILQQTSVNAIMAVGMTLVILTSGIDLSVGSLLALTGAVAASIVGVEVNALVAVAAALALGAAVGAVTGVIVAKGRVQAFIATLVMMLLLRGVTMVYTNGSPVNTGFTDNADLFGWFGIGRPLGVPTPVWIMGIVFLAAWYMLHHTRLGRYIYALGGNEAATRLSGISVSKIKIIVYSLCGLLASLAGIIEVARLSSAQPTAGTGYELDAIAAVVLGGTSLAGGKGRIVGTLIGALILGFLNNGLNLLGVSSYYQMIVKAVVILLAVLVDNKKQ, encoded by the coding sequence ATGACTACCCAGGCTGTTTCTGGTCGCCGTTATTTCACCAAAGCGTGGTTGATGGAACAAAAGTCTCTCATCGCCCTGCTGGTGCTGATCGCGATTGTCTCAACGTTGAGCCCTAACTTTTTTACCGTCAATAACCTGTTCAATATTCTTCAGCAGACATCCGTAAACGCCATTATGGCGGTGGGGATGACGCTGGTGATCCTGACGTCGGGTATCGATCTGTCAGTCGGTTCCCTGCTGGCGCTCACCGGCGCGGTTGCGGCTTCAATTGTAGGGGTTGAAGTTAACGCGCTGGTGGCCGTTGCAGCAGCCCTGGCATTAGGTGCCGCTGTAGGCGCTGTTACGGGCGTGATTGTGGCGAAAGGCCGTGTACAGGCGTTTATTGCCACGCTGGTCATGATGCTGCTGCTGCGTGGTGTGACGATGGTGTACACCAATGGGAGTCCGGTTAACACGGGCTTTACCGATAATGCCGATCTGTTTGGTTGGTTCGGTATCGGTCGTCCGCTGGGCGTGCCGACGCCGGTCTGGATCATGGGGATTGTTTTCCTGGCGGCATGGTACATGTTGCACCACACTCGTCTGGGTCGCTATATCTATGCGCTGGGCGGTAACGAAGCGGCAACGCGTCTGTCCGGTATCAGCGTCAGTAAAATCAAGATTATCGTCTATTCACTGTGTGGGCTGTTGGCGTCGCTGGCGGGCATCATTGAAGTGGCGCGCCTTTCTTCAGCCCAACCGACAGCCGGTACGGGCTATGAGCTGGATGCTATCGCAGCCGTTGTGCTGGGCGGAACCAGTCTGGCGGGCGGCAAAGGGCGTATTGTTGGGACCTTGATCGGCGCATTAATTCTGGGTTTCCTCAATAATGGTTTGAATTTGTTAGGTGTTTCCTCCTATTACCAGATGATCGTCAAAGCGGTGGTGATTTTGCTGGCGGTACTGGTAGACAACAAAAAGCAGTAA
- the rbsA gene encoding ribose ABC transporter ATP-binding protein RbsA produces the protein MDALLQLKGIDKAFPGVKALSGAALNVYPGRVMALVGENGAGKSTMMKVLTGIYTRDAGSLLWLGKETTFNGPKSSQEAGIGIIHQELNLIPQLTIAENIFLGREFVNRFGKIDWKKMYAEADLLLAKLNLRFKSDRLVGELSIGDQQMVEIAKVLSFESKVIIMDEPTDALTDTETESLFRVIRELKSQGRGIVYISHRMKEIFEICDDVTVFRDGQFIAEREVASLTEDSLIEMMVGRKLEEQYPRLDKAPGEIRLKVDNLCGPGVNDVSFTLRKGEILGISGLMGAGRTELMKVLYGALPRTSGYVTLDGHEVVARSPQDGLANGIVYISEDRKRDGLVLGMSVKENMSLTALRYFSRSGGSLKHKDEQQAVSDFIRLFNVKTPSMEQAIGLLSGGNQQKVAIARGLMTRPKVLILDEPTRGVDVGAKKEIYQLINQFKADGLSIILVSSEMPEVLGMSDRIIVMHEGHLGGEFTREQATQEVLMAAAVGKLNRVNQE, from the coding sequence ATGGACGCATTACTGCAACTCAAAGGGATCGATAAAGCGTTCCCCGGCGTGAAAGCGCTATCCGGCGCCGCACTCAATGTTTACCCCGGTCGCGTGATGGCGCTGGTGGGGGAAAACGGTGCCGGCAAATCCACCATGATGAAAGTGCTGACGGGTATCTATACCCGCGATGCCGGTTCATTGTTGTGGCTGGGGAAAGAAACTACCTTTAACGGTCCTAAATCATCCCAGGAAGCGGGGATCGGCATCATCCATCAGGAGCTTAACCTGATCCCGCAACTCACTATTGCGGAGAATATTTTCCTCGGGCGTGAATTCGTTAACCGCTTTGGCAAAATCGACTGGAAGAAGATGTATGCCGAAGCGGACCTCCTGTTGGCCAAACTCAACCTGCGCTTTAAGAGCGACCGCCTGGTCGGTGAATTGTCGATTGGCGACCAGCAGATGGTCGAAATTGCCAAAGTGCTGAGCTTTGAGTCGAAAGTCATCATTATGGATGAACCAACGGATGCGCTCACCGATACCGAAACCGAATCCCTGTTCCGCGTGATTCGCGAACTGAAGTCTCAGGGTCGCGGTATTGTCTATATTTCTCACCGAATGAAAGAGATCTTCGAGATTTGCGATGATGTGACCGTTTTCCGTGACGGACAGTTTATTGCCGAACGTGAAGTGGCTTCGCTGACCGAAGATTCGCTGATTGAAATGATGGTGGGTCGTAAGCTCGAAGAACAGTATCCGCGTCTGGATAAAGCCCCAGGTGAAATCCGCCTGAAGGTCGATAACCTGTGTGGGCCAGGCGTGAATGATGTCTCGTTTACCCTGCGTAAAGGCGAAATCTTAGGTATCTCTGGCCTGATGGGCGCTGGACGTACCGAACTGATGAAAGTGCTGTATGGCGCACTGCCGCGTACCAGTGGATATGTCACGCTCGATGGACATGAAGTGGTTGCGCGTTCCCCGCAGGACGGACTGGCAAACGGCATCGTCTATATTTCTGAAGACCGTAAGCGCGATGGTTTAGTACTCGGTATGTCGGTGAAGGAGAATATGTCTCTGACCGCGCTACGCTATTTCAGCCGCAGCGGCGGCAGTCTGAAGCATAAGGATGAGCAGCAGGCGGTGAGCGATTTTATTCGCCTGTTCAACGTGAAAACGCCGTCGATGGAACAAGCGATCGGTTTGCTGTCCGGGGGGAACCAGCAGAAAGTGGCAATTGCCCGTGGGCTGATGACCCGTCCTAAGGTACTGATCCTTGATGAGCCGACCCGCGGCGTGGATGTCGGGGCTAAGAAAGAAATTTATCAGTTAATTAACCAGTTTAAGGCCGACGGCCTGAGCATCATTCTGGTCTCCTCTGAGATGCCAGAAGTATTAGGCATGAGCGATCGCATTATCGTCATGCATGAAGGGCATCTCGGCGGTGAATTCACTCGCGAGCAGGCCACCCAGGAAGTTCTGATGGCTGCCGCTGTGGGCAAGCTTAATCGCGTGAATCAGGAGTAA
- the mdtD gene encoding multidrug transporter subunit MdtD, whose translation MTNKKARSMAGLPWIAAMAFFMQALDATILNTALPAIAQSLNRSPLAMQSAIISYTLTVAMLIPVSGWLADRFGTRRVFMVAVSLFTLGSLACALSSTLPELVIFRVIQGIGGAMMMPVARLALLRAYPRSELLPVLNFVTMPGLVGPILGPVLGGVLVTWASWHWIFLINIPIGITGILYARKYMPNFTTPRRKFDTTGFFLFGLSLVLFSSGMELFGEKIVATWIALTIILLSVVLLLAYVRHARRHPTPLISLSLFKTRTFSVGISGNLATRLGTGCVPFLMPLMLQVGFGFPALIAGCMMAPTALGSILAKSMVTQVLRRLGYRTTLVGITVFIGLMIAQFSLQTPAMPVWLLILPLFILGMAMSTQFTAMNTITLADLTDDNASSGNSVLAVTQQLSISLGVAISAAVLRIYEGMEGTNTVEQFHYTFITMGAITVVSALMFMLLRAKDGRNLIKERHKPTPSPAPSEQE comes from the coding sequence ATGACCAACAAAAAAGCACGCAGTATGGCTGGATTGCCGTGGATAGCGGCAATGGCCTTCTTCATGCAGGCACTGGACGCCACGATTCTTAATACCGCCTTACCCGCCATCGCGCAGAGCCTCAACCGCTCCCCCCTGGCAATGCAGTCCGCGATTATCAGTTACACCCTGACGGTTGCCATGCTGATCCCGGTGAGTGGATGGCTGGCCGATCGCTTCGGGACCCGACGCGTATTCATGGTCGCTGTAAGCTTATTTACGCTCGGCTCACTCGCCTGCGCACTTTCCAGTACGCTGCCGGAGCTGGTTATCTTTCGTGTGATTCAGGGGATTGGTGGCGCAATGATGATGCCAGTTGCACGCCTGGCATTATTAAGAGCCTATCCACGAAGTGAACTACTGCCGGTGCTGAACTTTGTGACGATGCCAGGACTGGTCGGTCCCATCCTGGGCCCGGTACTGGGGGGCGTTCTGGTTACCTGGGCCAGTTGGCACTGGATTTTCCTGATCAACATTCCGATAGGAATCACCGGCATTCTTTATGCGCGCAAATATATGCCAAACTTCACCACTCCGCGACGCAAATTTGATACGACTGGCTTCTTTCTTTTTGGCCTGAGCCTGGTCCTCTTTTCCAGCGGAATGGAGTTATTTGGTGAGAAAATTGTCGCCACCTGGATCGCGCTGACGATTATCCTGCTGAGCGTTGTGTTACTGCTGGCCTATGTACGTCACGCGCGACGCCACCCCACACCGTTGATTTCGCTGTCATTGTTTAAGACCCGCACTTTCTCTGTTGGTATTTCCGGTAACCTTGCTACCCGTCTGGGGACGGGATGCGTGCCGTTCCTGATGCCGCTGATGTTACAGGTAGGATTTGGTTTCCCGGCACTGATTGCCGGTTGCATGATGGCTCCCACCGCGCTGGGCTCAATACTGGCAAAATCGATGGTGACGCAGGTACTGCGCCGGCTGGGTTATCGAACCACACTGGTGGGCATCACTGTCTTTATCGGACTGATGATCGCGCAATTCTCGCTGCAAACCCCTGCCATGCCCGTCTGGCTGTTGATTCTACCGTTGTTCATTCTGGGGATGGCGATGTCGACGCAATTCACTGCGATGAACACCATCACGCTGGCCGATCTGACCGATGACAACGCCAGTAGCGGCAACAGCGTGCTGGCCGTTACGCAACAGTTATCCATCAGTTTAGGGGTAGCAATCAGTGCGGCAGTGTTACGCATCTACGAAGGGATGGAGGGAACCAATACGGTCGAACAGTTCCACTACACCTTTATTACGATGGGCGCGATTACTGTTGTGTCAGCACTAATGTTTATGTTGCTGAGAGCCAAAGATGGCCGCAACCTGATCAAAGAGCGACACAAGCCTACACCGAGCCCCGCACCATCAGAACAGGAGTAA
- the rbsK gene encoding ribokinase, with protein sequence MKTAGNLVVLGSINADHILNLKTFPAPGETVTGNHYQVAFGGKGANQAVAAGRSGANIAFIACTGDDDIGSNIRKQLVSDNIDVDPVSVISGDSTGVALIFVNGDGENVIGIHAGANAALSPALVEAQRERIAQASALLMQLESPIESVLAAAKIAKQNNTAVVLNPAPARELSDELLALVDIITPNETEAEKLTGIRVENDEDAAKASQVLHAKGIHTVLITLGSWGVWASVNGEGSRIPGFKVDAVDTIAAGDTFNGALITALLEEKPLSDAIRFAHAAAAIAVTRKGAQPSVPWRDEIEAFLGQQR encoded by the coding sequence ATGAAAACCGCAGGCAATCTTGTCGTTCTTGGCAGTATTAATGCCGACCATATCCTGAACCTTAAAACATTCCCGGCGCCAGGTGAAACGGTCACCGGAAACCACTATCAGGTGGCTTTTGGCGGCAAAGGGGCGAATCAGGCGGTGGCTGCGGGTCGTAGTGGGGCGAATATTGCGTTCATTGCCTGCACGGGCGATGACGATATCGGAAGCAACATCCGCAAACAGCTTGTTAGTGACAACATTGATGTCGATCCTGTGAGCGTCATTAGTGGGGATTCCACCGGCGTGGCGCTGATTTTTGTGAATGGCGACGGTGAAAACGTTATTGGTATCCATGCAGGCGCTAATGCGGCGCTTTCCCCTGCGTTAGTCGAGGCACAGCGTGAGCGCATTGCTCAGGCATCCGCATTGTTAATGCAACTGGAATCGCCGATTGAAAGCGTGCTGGCAGCAGCGAAAATTGCAAAGCAAAACAACACGGCTGTGGTGCTGAATCCGGCTCCTGCGCGTGAGTTATCCGACGAGCTGCTGGCGCTGGTGGATATCATCACCCCGAACGAAACTGAAGCGGAAAAGCTGACGGGGATCCGTGTCGAAAACGATGAAGACGCCGCGAAAGCATCCCAGGTGCTGCATGCGAAAGGCATTCATACCGTACTGATTACCTTAGGAAGCTGGGGTGTCTGGGCCAGTGTGAATGGCGAAGGCAGCCGGATTCCTGGATTTAAAGTTGACGCTGTTGATACCATCGCTGCGGGCGATACTTTCAACGGCGCGCTGATCACCGCTCTGCTGGAAGAAAAGCCGCTGTCTGACGCGATTCGCTTTGCCCATGCCGCAGCGGCGATTGCAGTAACCCGTAAAGGAGCACAGCCTTCCGTGCCGTGGCGTGATGAAATTGAGGCGTTTTTAGGTCAGCAGAGGTAA
- the kup gene encoding low affinity potassium transporter Kup codes for MSTDNKQSLSAVTLAAIGVVYGDIGTSPLYTLRECLSGQFGFGVERDAVFGFLSLIFWLLIFVVSIKYLTFVMRADNAGEGGILTLMSLAGRNTSARMTSTLVIMGLIGGSFFYGEVVITPAISVMSAIEGLEIIAPQLDTWIVPLSIIVLTLLFMIQKHGTGMVGKLFAPIMLAWFLILAVLGLRSIIANPEVLQALNPMWAVHFFLEYKTVSFIALGAVVLSITGVEALYADMGHFGKFPIRLAWFTVVLPSLVLNYFGQGALLLKHPEAIKNPFFLLAPEWALIPLLIIAALATVIASQAVISGVFSLTRQAVRLGYLSPMRIIHTSEMESGQIYIPFVNWMLYIAVVIVIVSFEHSSNLAAAYGIAVTGTMVLTSILSTTVARKNWHWNKYFVALILIAFLCIDIPLFSANLDKLLSGGWLPLSLGLVMFTIMTTWKSERFRLLRRMHEHGNSLEAMIASLEKSPPVRVPGTAVYMSRALNVIPFALMHNLKHNKVLHERVILLTLRTEDAPYVHNVRRVQIEQLSPTFWRVVASYGWRETPNVEEVFHRCGLEGLSCRMMETSFFMSHESLIVGKRPWYLRLRGKLYLLLQRNALRAPDQFEIPPNRVIELGTQVEI; via the coding sequence ATGAGCACTGATAATAAGCAATCATTGTCTGCGGTAACCCTCGCAGCCATTGGGGTTGTCTACGGTGATATTGGTACCAGCCCACTTTATACACTTCGTGAATGTTTGTCCGGTCAGTTTGGTTTTGGCGTTGAACGTGATGCCGTTTTTGGTTTTTTGTCGCTGATTTTCTGGCTACTCATCTTTGTTGTTTCTATTAAGTATCTGACTTTCGTCATGCGTGCAGATAACGCTGGTGAAGGGGGGATCCTGACGCTGATGTCACTGGCGGGGCGTAATACCTCTGCGCGAATGACCTCTACGCTGGTCATCATGGGCTTAATTGGTGGCAGCTTCTTCTATGGCGAGGTGGTGATCACCCCGGCCATCTCGGTGATGTCGGCTATTGAAGGTCTGGAGATCATCGCGCCACAACTGGATACCTGGATTGTCCCGCTGTCGATTATCGTTCTTACGCTGCTGTTTATGATTCAGAAGCACGGTACCGGGATGGTAGGGAAGCTGTTTGCGCCCATTATGCTGGCCTGGTTTTTGATTCTCGCCGTACTTGGTCTGCGCAGTATTATTGCCAACCCCGAAGTGCTGCAGGCGTTGAACCCAATGTGGGCGGTGCATTTCTTCCTTGAATATAAAACCGTCTCCTTTATTGCGCTTGGCGCAGTGGTACTGTCGATTACTGGCGTCGAAGCGCTGTATGCCGATATGGGGCATTTTGGTAAGTTCCCTATTCGCCTGGCGTGGTTTACGGTGGTACTGCCATCACTGGTACTCAATTACTTTGGTCAGGGCGCACTGTTGTTAAAGCACCCGGAAGCGATTAAAAACCCGTTCTTCCTGCTTGCGCCGGAATGGGCCCTGATTCCACTGCTGATCATCGCGGCGCTGGCGACGGTGATTGCCTCACAGGCGGTGATTTCTGGCGTCTTTTCGCTGACGCGTCAGGCGGTTCGTCTGGGCTATCTGTCGCCCATGCGCATCATTCATACGTCAGAAATGGAATCCGGTCAGATCTATATTCCGTTCGTCAACTGGATGCTCTATATCGCGGTGGTCATCGTGATTGTCAGTTTCGAGCACTCCAGTAACCTTGCGGCAGCATACGGGATAGCTGTGACCGGAACGATGGTACTGACCTCTATTCTCTCGACTACTGTGGCGCGTAAAAACTGGCACTGGAATAAGTACTTCGTGGCGCTGATCCTTATCGCGTTCCTGTGTATCGATATTCCGCTGTTCTCGGCAAACCTCGACAAACTGTTGTCCGGTGGTTGGCTGCCGCTGTCGCTGGGCCTGGTGATGTTCACCATCATGACCACATGGAAGAGCGAACGTTTCCGTCTGCTGCGCCGTATGCACGAACACGGTAACTCTCTGGAAGCGATGATCGCCTCGCTGGAGAAATCCCCGCCGGTACGCGTGCCGGGCACTGCGGTGTACATGTCTCGCGCGCTGAATGTGATCCCCTTTGCTCTGATGCACAACCTCAAGCACAACAAGGTGTTGCATGAGCGCGTGATTTTGCTGACGCTGCGTACTGAAGATGCGCCGTATGTGCATAACGTCCGTCGTGTGCAGATTGAGCAGTTGTCGCCGACTTTCTGGCGCGTCGTTGCCAGCTATGGCTGGCGTGAAACGCCGAATGTTGAAGAGGTCTTCCACCGCTGCGGTCTTGAAGGGTTGAGCTGCCGGATGATGGAGACGTCGTTCTTTATGTCGCACGAGTCGTTAATCGTCGGCAAACGCCCCTGGTATTTACGTCTGCGTGGCAAGCTGTATCTTCTTCTCCAGCGTAACGCCCTGCGCGCGCCCGATCAGTTTGAAATCCCGCCTAACCGCGTGATTGAACTGGGGACACAGGTCGAGATTTAG
- the hdfR gene encoding HTH-type transcriptional regulator HdfR has protein sequence MDTELLKTFLEVSRTRHFGRAAEALYLTQSAVSFRIRQLENQLGVNLFTRHRNNIRLTAAGEKLLPYAETLMNTWQAARKEVAHTSRHNEFSIGASASLWECMLNGWLGRLYQSQEPQNGLQFEARIAQRQSLVKQLHERQLDLLITTEAPKMDEFSSQLLGYFSLALYCASPSTMKEALNYLRLEWGPDFQQNEVGLIAADEVPVLTTSSAELARQQLHALNGCTWLPTRWAKEKGGLHTVADSATLSRPLYAIWLQNSDKYTLIKDLLKIEVLEE, from the coding sequence GTGGATACGGAATTGTTAAAAACTTTCCTGGAAGTTAGCCGAACGCGCCACTTTGGCCGGGCTGCGGAAGCGCTCTACCTGACTCAGTCGGCGGTCAGCTTTCGCATCAGACAGTTGGAAAACCAACTGGGTGTGAATCTTTTTACCCGCCACAGAAATAATATCCGCTTAACAGCGGCCGGCGAGAAGCTTCTGCCCTATGCGGAAACGCTAATGAATACATGGCAGGCTGCCCGCAAAGAGGTCGCCCATACGTCAAGGCATAATGAGTTTTCAATCGGTGCCAGTGCATCGCTGTGGGAGTGCATGCTCAACGGCTGGTTAGGACGCTTGTACCAGTCACAAGAGCCCCAGAACGGCCTGCAATTCGAAGCCCGCATCGCACAACGTCAATCACTGGTAAAACAGTTGCATGAGCGCCAGCTTGATCTGCTTATCACCACAGAAGCCCCAAAGATGGATGAGTTTAGCAGCCAGTTACTGGGATATTTCAGCCTGGCATTATATTGCGCCAGCCCTTCGACGATGAAAGAGGCACTGAATTATCTGCGTCTGGAGTGGGGGCCTGACTTTCAACAGAATGAGGTGGGATTAATTGCCGCCGATGAAGTCCCGGTACTCACCACCAGTTCTGCTGAACTAGCCAGACAACAACTTCACGCTCTGAATGGTTGCACCTGGTTACCCACACGTTGGGCCAAAGAAAAGGGTGGGCTGCATACCGTTGCAGACAGCGCAACACTTTCGCGTCCGTTGTACGCTATTTGGCTGCAAAATAGTGATAAATATACGCTGATCAAAGATCTTCTAAAAATAGAAGTACTGGAAGAGTAA
- the rbsB gene encoding ribose ABC transporter substrate-binding protein RbsB, which produces MNMKKLATLVSAVALSATVSANAMAKDTIALVVSTLNNPFFVSLKDGAQKEADKLGYNLVVLDSQNNPAKELANVQDLTVRGTKILLINPTDSDAVGNAVKMANQANIPVITLDRQATKGEVVSHIASDNVLGGKIAGDYIAKKAGEGAKVIELQGIAGTSAARERGEGFQQAVAAHKFNVLASQPADFDRTKGLNVMQNLLTAHPDVQAVFAQNDEMALGALRALQTAGKSDVMVVGFDGTPDGEKAVNDGKLAATIAQLPDQIGAKGVETADKVLKGEKVQAKYPVDLKLVIKQ; this is translated from the coding sequence ATGAACATGAAAAAACTGGCTACCCTGGTTTCTGCTGTTGCGCTAAGCGCCACCGTGAGCGCGAACGCAATGGCGAAAGATACCATTGCGCTGGTGGTCTCCACGCTTAACAACCCGTTCTTCGTCTCGCTGAAAGATGGGGCGCAGAAAGAAGCAGATAAGCTGGGTTACAACCTGGTGGTACTGGACTCCCAGAACAACCCGGCGAAAGAGTTGGCGAACGTTCAGGATTTAACCGTACGTGGTACCAAAATTCTGCTGATCAACCCGACGGATTCTGACGCGGTGGGTAACGCGGTGAAGATGGCGAACCAGGCGAATATCCCGGTCATCACCCTTGACCGCCAGGCAACCAAAGGCGAGGTCGTCAGCCACATCGCATCTGATAACGTTCTGGGTGGAAAAATCGCGGGTGATTACATCGCGAAAAAAGCGGGTGAAGGCGCAAAAGTCATTGAACTGCAAGGTATTGCCGGAACTTCCGCGGCGCGTGAACGTGGTGAAGGTTTCCAGCAGGCCGTTGCGGCTCATAAATTTAACGTTCTGGCCAGCCAGCCGGCAGACTTTGACCGTACTAAAGGTCTGAACGTGATGCAGAACCTGCTGACTGCGCATCCGGATGTGCAGGCTGTCTTTGCACAGAACGATGAAATGGCGCTGGGTGCGTTGCGTGCTCTGCAAACCGCAGGTAAATCTGATGTGATGGTGGTCGGATTTGACGGTACGCCTGATGGCGAAAAAGCGGTAAATGATGGCAAACTGGCTGCGACTATCGCACAGTTACCGGACCAGATCGGCGCGAAAGGCGTTGAGACGGCAGATAAGGTACTGAAAGGCGAGAAAGTTCAGGCCAAGTACCCTGTTGACCTGAAGCTGGTCATCAAGCAGTAA
- a CDS encoding FadR/GntR family transcriptional regulator, producing the protein MPLSAQQLAAQKNLSYVLAEKLAQQILKGEYAPGAILPGEIELGEQFGVSRTAVREAVKTLTAKGMVLPRPRIGTRVMPQANWNFLDQELLTWWMTEENFQQVIEHFLVMRISLEPQACSLAATIGTAEQKAHLNTLMEEMVALKKNFKRERWIEVDMAWHEHIYEMSANPFLTSFASLFHSVYHTYFNSITYNTVVKLDLHQAIVDAIAQSDGDGAFKACQALLIAPNERPENDQDCA; encoded by the coding sequence ATGCCTTTAAGCGCACAACAGCTGGCTGCACAAAAAAACCTTTCCTATGTTCTCGCTGAGAAGCTAGCGCAACAGATCCTCAAAGGTGAATATGCCCCTGGTGCCATTCTCCCTGGAGAAATAGAACTGGGCGAACAGTTTGGTGTAAGCCGGACCGCCGTTCGGGAAGCAGTTAAAACATTAACCGCCAAAGGGATGGTATTACCGCGCCCTCGCATTGGCACCCGCGTGATGCCACAGGCAAACTGGAACTTTCTCGACCAGGAATTACTCACCTGGTGGATGACCGAAGAAAATTTTCAGCAGGTTATCGAGCACTTTCTGGTGATGCGTATCAGTCTGGAGCCTCAGGCGTGCTCGCTGGCAGCGACAATCGGTACTGCGGAGCAAAAAGCACATCTGAATACATTAATGGAAGAGATGGTCGCGTTGAAAAAGAACTTCAAGCGCGAACGCTGGATTGAAGTAGATATGGCCTGGCATGAGCATATTTACGAAATGAGCGCGAACCCGTTTTTAACCTCTTTTGCCTCATTGTTTCATTCTGTCTACCACACCTATTTTAATTCAATTACTTATAACACCGTTGTGAAGCTGGATTTGCACCAGGCAATTGTCGACGCCATTGCACAAAGCGACGGCGACGGCGCATTTAAGGCTTGTCAGGCTCTGTTGATAGCCCCGAATGAACGTCCTGAAAACGACCAGGATTGTGCATGA